The Manihot esculenta cultivar AM560-2 chromosome 11, M.esculenta_v8, whole genome shotgun sequence genome includes a region encoding these proteins:
- the LOC110627130 gene encoding disease resistance protein RPV1, with translation MAATKTQEASSSSVPCSYHVFLSFRGGDTRKNFTDHLYTALVQQGIHTFRDDDEIQRGENIELEIQRAIRESKLSIIILSQDYASSRWCLDELVMIMERRRLVGHVVVPVFYDVDPSQVKNQTGRYGEAFARHEKDLKEEMNKVEQWRDALREAADMRGMVRQNGYESQFIQNIVREVENKLSRTVLNVSPYLVGMNSRIAQINHWLQDGSDDVEIATIYGIGGIGKTTIAKIVYNLNFNRFDGSSFLANVREISEQPNGLIRLQRQLLSDLVKGKTSKIYNIDEGITRIRDVLYGKRVLLILDDVDDVDQFNAIVGMREWFHPGSKIIITTRHEHLLRFIFRFEVEQLDDKESVQLLSWHAFGQDHPADGYQKHSENVARHCGGLPLALQVLGSSLSGKTTTVWENALQKLEKIADSKIQHILRISFDSLQDDHDKSLFLDIACFFTGMVIEYAIRILDGCDFYAIVGIQNLINKCLVTVDEENRLMVHQLVRDMGREIVRQESPDDPGKRSRLWDPKDATVVLRENAGTESIRGLSLNLPVPAEDKRTRKNPLLNLAKKYDDQDSIEKSRFLDEENFLKRHKLSNLSWQPAKTAPISSFSARAFEKMVRLKLLNINYVKLNGDYKEFPTSLVWLCWRGFPLNSMPIDLCLDKLVALDMRNSKVKYLWKGIKFLVELRILNLSHSHGLVRTPNFRGLPSLEKLVFKDCTSLVDIDESIGGLERLVILNLRDCKSLKKLPEEITMLESLEELVISGCSNLFELPKELAKLQSLKVFHADRIAINQVDSSTGVLKELSLSLWHSTSWSWLLQKRWATSTRFSLAFLPRFLVSLSLANCCLSDNAIPEDLSCLLSLEYLNLSGNQIRCLPESINGLVSLGSLVLDQCASLQSLPELPTSLNSLKLEDCTSLERLTNLPNLLKSLDLEIFGCEKLVEVQGIFKLEPLGTNTEILDNLGLFNLKSLEGIEVEMSNSLSCTEMKTSIQVLHECGIFSIFLPGGTVPDWFELISESPAISFNVEPVPAHKVKGLSLCILYMNLDDGGQIDGNCAKINNKTKGVKWTYSPNFYGIPEVSQDMLWLSYWTFGDQLKAGDEVQILAEMASGLHVKACGVRLVYEPEYKDVPEIVQSSSSKYPTMADTDMSDYELGTASYFLCHHNFQTHQGAGRYDWDDLSGYEYIFEDREKHHESYENEEEDIETDQNEEQILDSETEIWT, from the exons ATGGCAGCTACAAAAACCCAAgaagcctcttcttcatcagttccATGTTCTTACCATGTCTTCTTGAGTTTCAGAGGTGGAGATACCCGCAAGAATTTTACTGATCACCTCTACACAGCTCTGGTTCAACAAGGAATCCATACATTCAGGGACGATGATGAAATCCAAAGAGGAGAGAACATTGAGTTAGAAATTCAAAGAGCAATAAGAGAGTCAAAGTTATCCATAATTATACTTTCACAAGACTATGCTTCTTCAAGATGGTGCCTAGACGAGCTTGTGATGATCATGGAGCGCAGAAGACTTGTTGGGCATGTTGTGGTGCCAGTTTTCTACGATGTGGATCCATCCCAAGTCAAAAACCAGACAGGAAGATACGGTGAAGCATTTGCTAGGCATGAAAAGGACTTAAAGGAGGAGATGAACAAAGTGGAGCAATGGAGGGATGCTCTAAGAGAAGCTGCGGATATGAGAGGGATGGTTCGGCAAAATGG GTACGAGTCTCAATTTATTCAAAACATTGTAAGAGAGGTTGAGAACAAATTGAGTCGAACAGTACTCAATGTCAGTCCCTATTTAGTTGGAATGAATTCTCGTATAGCTCAAATCAATCATTGGTTGCAAGATGGGTCGGATGATGTTGAGATAGCAACAATCTATGGGATTGGTGGTATTGGGAAAACAACTATTGCCAAGATAGTTTATAATCTAAACTTCAACAGATTCGATGGAAGTAGTTTTCTTGCTAATGTTAGAGAAATTTCAGAACAACCTAATGGACTAATTCGATTGCAGAGGCAACTTCTTTCTGATCTAGTAAAGGGGAAAACAAGCAAAATATACAATATTGATGAAGGGATTACTAGGATTAGAGATGTTTTGTATGGCAAAAGAGTTCTACTCATTCTTGatgatgttgatgatgtggatcaATTCAATGCAATAGTTGGAATGCGAGAATGGTTTCATCCAGGAAGCAAAATTATTATAACAACAAGGCATGAGCATTTACTAAGATTTATTTTCAGATTTGAAGTTGAACAACTGGATGATAAAGAATCAGTTCAGCTCTTAAGCTGGCATGCCTTTGGCCAAGATCATCCTGCAGATGGCTACCAGAAGCATTCTGAAAATGTGGCTCGTCATTGTGGTGGACTTCCATTAGCACTTCAAGTCTTGGGTTCTTCTCTATCTGGCAAAACTACAACTGTTTGGGAAAATGCCTTACAGAAGTTGGAAAAAATTGCTGATAGTAAAATTCAGCATATTCTTAGAATAAGCTTTGATTCTCTTCAGGATGATCATGACAAAAGCTTATTCCTTGATATAGCTTGTTTTTTCACTGGAATGGTCATAGAGTATGCTATTAGAATACTGGATGGTTGTGATTTTTATGCTATAGTTGGCATTCAAAATCTTATTAATAAATGCCTAGTAACTGTCGATGAAGAAAATAGGTTGATGGTGCATCAATTAGTCAGAGACATGGGACGGGAAATTGTTCGCCAAGAATCACCTGATGATCCTGGAAAACGTAGCAGACTGTGGGATCCTAAGGATGCAACTGTAGTATTGCGAGAAAATGCT GGTACAGAATCAATAAGGGGCCTTAGCCTCAACCTACCAGTGCCGGCAGAGGACAAGCGCACAAGGAAAAATCCTTTGTTGAATCTTGCAAAAAAATATGATGATCAAGATTCTATTGAAAAATCAAGGTTTCTTGATGaagaaaattttttgaaaaggcATAAGCTTAGCAACTTATCATGGCAACCAGCAAAAACTGCTCCAATAAGTTCATTTTCTGCAAGGGCATTTGAGAAGATGGTGAGACTAAAATTGCTTAACATCAACTATGTAAAACTTAATGGAGACTACAAGGAATTTCCTACAAGTTTAGTGTGGTTGTGTTGGCGTGGATTTCCTTTGAACTCTATGCCAATTGATCTCTGCTTAGACAAGCTGGTTGCTCTTGATATGCGCAATAGCAAAGTGAAATATCTATGGAAGGGAATCAAG TTTCTTGTGGAGTTGAGAATACTTAACCTTAGTCATTCCCATGGGCTTGTTAGAACCCCCAACTTTAGGGGGCTCCCTAGTCTTGAGAAATTGGTGTTCAAAGATTGTACAAGCTTGGTTGATATTGATGAATCCATTGGAGGCCTAGAGAGGCTTGTAATATTGAATTTAAGAGACTGCAAAAGCCTTAAGAAGCTTCCAGAAGAAATTACTATGTTGGAATCTCTTGAAGAACTAGTCATATCAGGTTGCTCAAATCTTTTTGAGCTACCGAAGGAGCTTGCTAAGTTACAATCATTGAAGGTGTTCCATGCAGACAGAATAGCCATAAACCAAGTGGACTCTAGCACTGGAGTTTTGAAGGAACTCAGTTTGTCATTGTGGCATTCAACCTCATGGTCTTGGCTATTACAAAAAAGATGGGCAACATCAACCAGATTTTCGTTAGCTTTTCTACCCCGCTTTTTAGTAAGCCTAAGTCTTGCAAATTGCTGTCTTTCAGATAATGCTATTCCTGAAGATCTTAGTTGCCTGCTTTCTTTAGAGTACTTAAATTTAAGTGGAAACCAGATTCGTTGCTTACCAGAGAGCATCAACGGCCTCGTTTCACTAGGTTCCCTAGTGTTAGATCAGTGTGCAAGCCTCCAATCGCTTCCAGAGCTTCCAACGAGTTTAAACTCTTTGAAGCTAGAAGATTGCACATCATTAGAAAGGCTTACAAATCTGCCAAACTTATTGAAATCACTAGACTTGGAAATTTTTGGTTGTGAAAAGCTAGTTGAGGTTCAAGGTATATTCAAATTAGAACCACTAGGAACCAACACAGAAATACTTGATAATTTGGGATTGTTCAATTTGAAATCTTTggaaggaattgaagtggaaaTGTCAAATTCTCTGTCATGCACAGAAATGAAGACAAGCATTCag GTACTGCATGAATGTGGAATATTCAGCATATTTCTTCCAGGAGGAACAGTTCCAGATTGGTTTGAATTGATAAGTGAGAGTCCAGCAATATCTTTCAACGTCGAACCAGTTCCTGCTCACAAGGTCAAAGGTCTAAGTTTGTGCATACTGTATATGAATCTTGATGATGGTGGGCAAATTGATGGCAATTGTGCAAAAATCAACAATAAAACTAAGGGTGTAAAGTGGACATATAGCCCAAACTTCTATGGGATTCCAGAAGTGTCTCAAGATATGTTGTGGTTAAGCTACTGGACATTTGGAGATCAGCTGAAAGCTGGAGATGAAGTGCAGATTTTAGCAGAAATGGCATCAGGCTTACATGTAAAGGCATGTGGGGTTCGACTTGTATACGAGCCAGAATACAAGGATGTTCCAGAAATTGTCCAAAGCAGCAGCTCTAAGTACCCAACCATGGCGGATACAGATATGTCAGATTATGAATTGGGAACGGCTTCGTATTTTCTGTGCCATCATAACTTTCAAACACATCAAGGagcaggaagatatgactgggATGATTTGAGTGGCTATGAGTACATATTTGAAGATAGAGAGAAACACCATGAATCTTATGAGAATGAAGAGGAAGACATTGAAACTGACCAGAATGAGGAGCAAATTTTGGACAGTGAAACTGAAATTTGGACATAG
- the LOC110626503 gene encoding leucine-rich repeat-containing G-protein coupled receptor 4 has protein sequence MGGACSRKRGQLDNEDNFHCGLSRRYSKSASSKWLATSFSRPACELQRGNQRCPSLMELCIQNIREDMDKYSTFSMLPRDISQQIFNELVCSQRLTDNSLEAFRDCALQDLHLGECPGVNDSWMDVISSQGISLLSVDLSGSDVTDSGLIHLKDCTNLQALNFNCCDQISDLGLNHISGLSNLTSLSFRRNDSITAKGMSAFASLVNLVKLDLERCPGIGGGLVHLKGLTKLESLNIKWCNCITDTDMKHLSGLTNLKGLQISCSKVTDVGISYLKGLHKLNLLNLEGCPVTAACLETLSALTSLLYLNLNRCHLSDDGCEGFSNLTQLKVLNLGFSDITDACLVHLKGLTNLESLNLDSCRIDDEGLANIAGLQRLKCLVLSDTEVGSSGLRYLSGLTNLESINLSFTMITDGGMRKLSGLSSLKSLNLDARQITDSGLAALTNLTGLTHLDLFGARITDSGTNYLRNFKNLQSLEICGGGLTDAGTRNIKDLSSLMLLNLSQNCNLTDKSLELISGLTRLVSLNMSNSRITSAGLKHLKPLKNLKSLTLESCKVTANDIKRLQSTDLPQLVSFRPE, from the exons ATGGGGGGAGCTTGTTCTAGGAAGAGAGGTCAATTGGACAATGAAGATAATTTTCATTGTGGGCTTTCTAGAAGATATAGCAAAAGTGCGAGCTCAAAGTGGTTGGCAACTTCATTTTCTAGACCTGCTTGTGAACTGCAGCGAGGTAATCAGAGATGTCCATCCCTTATGGAATTGTGCATCCAAAATATACGTGAG GATATGGATAAATATAGTACCTTTTCTATGCTTCCAAGGGATATTAGTCAGCAAATCTTCAATGAATTAGTGTGTTCTCAACGTTTGACTGATAATTCTCTGGAAGCTTTCCGAGATTGTGCTCTCCAG GACCTTCACTTGGGAGAATGCCCTGGGGTTAATGATAGTTGGATGGATGTAATCTCTTCACAAGGGATATCTTTACTTTCTGTGGATCTTTCTGGTTCAGATGTCACTGATTCTGGATTGATTCATCTAAAAGACTGCACAAACCTTCAagccttaaattttaattgttgtGACCAGATTTCAGACCTTGGACTTAATCACATTAGTG GCCTCTCAAACTTGACAAGTTTGAGTTTTAGAAGGAATGATTCAATTACAGCAAAAGGCATGAGTGCCTTTGCTAGCTTGGTTAACTTGGTGAAATTGGATTTGGAGAGGTGTCCTGGCATTGGAGGTGGACTTGTTCATCTTAAAG GGCTGACAAAGTTGGAGTCTCTTAATATCAAATGGTGTAACTGCATAACAGATACAGATATGAAGCATCTTTCTG GGTTGACGAACTTGAAAGGATTACAAATTTCCTGCAGCAAGGTTACAGATGTTGGCATTTCTTATTTGAAAG GTTTGCATAAGCTTAATCTGTTAAACTTGGAAGGATGCCCTGTCACAGCTGCATGCTTGGAGACTCTCTCAG ctCTTACTTCGCTTTTGTATTTGAATCTTAACAGATGCCATCTTTCTGACGATGGATGTGAGGGTTTTTCCA ACCTCACACAACTAAAGGTGCTAAACTTGGGGTTCAGTGACATTACAGATGCATGTTTGGTACACCTGAAAG GTTTGACAAATTTGGAGAGCTTGAACTTGGATTCTTGCAGAATTGATGATGAGGGGCTGGCGAATATTGCAG GTCTCCAACGTTTGAAATGCTTAGTGTTGTCAGATACTGAAGTTGGAAGCAGTGGGCTTCGCTACCTATCTG GTTTGACCAATTTGGAGAGTATAAATCTTTCATTCACCATGATTACAGATGGCGGTATGAGAAAATTGTCTGGACTGTCATCTCTTAAATCTCTTAATCTTGATGCTCGCCAAATTACTGATAGTGGACTTGCAGCACTAACTA ATTTGACAGGATTAACCCATCTGGATCTCTTTGGAGCTCGTATTACAGATTCTGGAACAAATTATTTGCGAA ATTTCAAAAATCTGCAGTCCTTGGAAATATGTGGTGGAGGATTAACTGATGCTGGCACAAGGAACATTAAAGATCTTTCATCTCTGATGCTGCTAAATTTGTCACAGAACTGCAATCTAACAGATAAATCTTTGGAACTGATATCCG GGTTGACAAGATTGGTCTCTTTGAACATGTCAAATTCGCGCATAACAAGTGCAGGACTGAAGCATTTAAAGCCACTGAAAAATTTGAAATCATTGACCTTGGAGTCCTGCAAAGTGACAGCTAATGATATTAAGAGGCTTCAATCAACTGACCTCCCTCAACTGGTGAGCTTCCGGCCTGAGTAA
- the LOC110626254 gene encoding topless-related protein 1 produces the protein MSSLSRELVFLILQFLDEEKFKETVHKLEQESGFFFNMKYFEDEVHSGNWDEVEKYLSGFTKVDDNRYSMKIFFEIRKQKYLEALDKHDRSKAVDILVKDLKVFATFNEELFKEITQLLTLENFRENEQLSKYGDTKSARAIMLVELKKLIEANPLFRDKLQFPNLKNSRLRTLINQSLNWQHQLCKNPRPNPDIKTLFVDHSCGQPNGARAPSPANNPLLGSLPKAGGFPPLGAHGPFQPTPAPVPAPLAGWMSNPSTVTHPAVSGGGAIGLGAPSIAAALKHPRTPPTNPSVDYPSGDSDHVAKRTRPMGISDEVNLPVNVLPVSFPGHGHGHGQTFNAPDDLPKTLSRTLNQGSSPMSMDFHPVQQTILLVGTNVGDVGLWEVGSRERLVLRNFKVWDLSTCSMPLQAALVKDPGVSVNRVIWSPDGSLFGVAYSRHIVQIYSYHGGDDVRQHLEIDAHVGGVNDLAFSTPHKQLCVITCGDDKTIKVWDAGTGSKQYTFEGHEAPVYSVCPHYKENIQFIFSTALDGKIKAWLYDNLGSRVDYEAPGRWCTTMAYSADGTRLFSCGTSKEGESHIVEWNESEGNVKRSYQGFRKRSLGVVQFDTTKNRFLAAGDDFSIKFWDMDNVQLLTSIDADGGLPASPRIRFNKDGTLLAVSANDNGIKILANSDGLRLLRSFENLSYDASRASETVTKPIINPISAAAAAAAATSAGLADRNASVVTIPGMNGDARNMGDVKPRINEESNDKSKIWKLTEINEQSQCRSLRLPENLRVNKISRLIYTNSGNAILALASNAIHLLWKWQRSDRNSTGKATASMSPQLWQPSSGILMTNDFTDTNPEEAVPCFALSKNDSYVMSASGGKISLFNMMTFKTMTTFMPPPPAATFLAFHPQDNNIIAIGMDDSTIQIYNVRVDEVKSKLKGHSKRITGLAFSHVLNVLVSSGADAQLCVWNSDGWEKQKTRFLQVPPGRTTTGQSDTRVQFHQDQIQFLVVHDTQLAMYEATKLECTKQWVTRESSAPISHATFSCDSQLVYASFLDATVCVFSAQNLRLRCRINPSSYLPANVSISNVHPLVIAAHPQESNQFALGLSDGGVHVFEPLESEGKWGVPPPAENGSASSVPAAPSVGPSGSEQAQR, from the exons ATGTCATCTCTCAGTAGAGAGCTTGTATTCCTGATCCTGCAGTTCCTTGATGAGGAAAAGTTCAAAGAGACTGTTCACAA GCTTGAACAGGAATCTGGGTTTTTCTTTAACATGAAGTATTTTGAGGATGAGGTGCACAGTGGTAATTGGGATGAGGTGGAGAAGTACCTCTCTGGTTTCACAAAAGTGGATGATAATCGATACTCAATGAAAATCTTTTTCGAGATTAGGAAGCAAAAGTATCTTGAAGCATTGGATAA GCATGATCGTTCCAAGGCAGTGGATATACTGGTAAAGGATTTGAAGGTGTTTGCCACATTCAATGAGGAGCTTTTCAAAGAAATCACTCAGCTATTGACATTGGAGAATTTCAG GGAGAATGAGCAACTATCCAAGTATGGAGACACGAAGTCTGCAAGAGCAATTATGTTGGTGGAGCTCAAGAAGCTTATCGAGGCAAATCCCCTGTTTCGTGATAAATTGCAGTTTCCTAACCTTAAAAATTCAAGGTTACGGACCCTCATTAACCAAAG CTTGAATTGGCAGCATCAACTTTGTAAAAATCCAAGGCCAAATCCAGATATTAAAACTCTCTTTGTGGATCATTCATGTGGGCAACCCAATGGTGCTCGGGCTCCATCACCTGCAAACAATCCACTGCTTGGATCCTTACCAAAAGCTGGAGGTTTTCCTCCACTTGGTGCACATGGG CCTTTCCAACCTACACCAGCGCCTGTTCCAGCACCTCTTGCTGGGTGGATGTCTAATCCCTCCACTGTAACTCATCCAGCAGTTTCTGGAGGGGGAGCCATTGGCCTTGGTGCTCCATCAATTGCAG CTGCTCTGAAGCATCCACGGACTCCTCCAACTAACCCTTCTGTTGACTATCCATCTGGAGATTCTGATCATGTTGCAAAAAGAACAAGGCCCATGGGAATTTCTGATGAG GTCAATTTGCCAGTTAATGTGTTACCGGTATCATTTCCAGGACATGGTCATGGTCATGGTCAGACTTTTAATGCTCCAGATGATTTGCCGAAGACTCTTTCTCGGACTTTGAATCAGGGATCATCACCTATGAGCATGGATTTCCATCCTGTTCAACAGACTATTCTTCTAG TTGGTACCAATGTGGGAGATGTTGGGCTGTGGGAGGTTGGTTCGAGGGAGCGTCTGGTGTTGAGAAACTTCAAAGTTTGGGATCTTAGTACATGTTCAATGCCTCTGCAG GCTGCTTTAGTGAAAGATCCTGGCGTGTCCGTGAATCGTGTGATTTGGAGTCCTGATGGCTCCTTATTTG GAGTTGCATACTCGAGGCACATTGTACAAATATATTCTTACCATGGTGGTGATGATGTAAGGCAACACTTGGAG ATTGATGCTCATGTTGGCGGAGTAAATGATCTTGCATTCTCCACCCCTCATAAGCAACTTTGTGTAATAACTTGCGGTGACGACAAGACCATCAAG GTGTGGGATGCTGGTACTGGTTCAAAACAGTATACTTTTGAAGGTCATGAGGCTCCTGTTTATTCTGTCTGCCCTCATTACAAGGAAAACATTCAG TTTATTTTTTCAACTGCATTGGATGGGAAGATAAAGGCATGGTTGTATGACAATTTGGGATCTCGAGTTGATTATGAGGCTCCTGGTCGTTGGTGCACAACCATGGCTTACAGTGCTGATGGTACAAG GCTCTTTTCATGTGGGACAAGTAAGGAGGGGGAGTCACATATCGTTGAGTGGAATGAAAGTGAAGGTAATGTGAAAAGGAGCTATCAAGGTTTCCGCAAACGTTCTCTGGGTGTTGTGCAATTTGATACAACAAAGAATCGATTTTTGGCTGCTGGTGATGATTTCTCTATCAAGTTCTGGGATATGGACAATGTTCAACTTTTGACATCAATTGATGCTGATGGAGGCCTTCCT GCAAGCCCACGTATCCGCTTCAACAAAGATGGAACTCTCTTGGCAGTTTCCGCTAATGATAATGGTATTAAAATATTGGCTAATTCAGACGGTCTTAGATTGTTGCGATCATTTGAGAATCTCTCTTATGATGCCTCTCGAGCATCTGAAACAGTTACCAAG CCTATAATTAACCCAAtctcagcagcagcagcagctgcaGCTGCAACTAGTGCTGGACTTGCAGATAGAAATGCTTCTGTGGTTACTATTCCTGGAATG AATGGAGATGCTCGGAACATGGGAGATGTGAAACCTAGAATAAATGAAGAATCTAATGACAAATCGAAGATATGGAAGCTCACTGAAATTAATGAACAATCTCAATGTCGGTCCTTAAGGCTTCCTGAAAACTTGAGAGTGAACAAG ATATCAAGGTTAATTTATACAAATTCAGGTAATGCCATTTTGGCATTAGCATCAAATGCAATTCATCTGCTATGGAAGTGGCAACGAAGTGACCGTAATTCAACTGGCAAG GCAACTGCCAGTATGTCACCTCAGTTATGGCAACCATCAAGTGGCATTCTGATGACAAATGACTTTACTGACACTAACCCTGAAGAGGCTGTGCCATGCTTTGCTTTGTCCAAAAATGATTCCTATGTTATGTCAGCATCTGGAGGAAAGATTTCTCTTTTCAATATGATGACATTTAAG ACAATGACGACTTTCATGCCACCACCACCTGCTGCAACATTTCTTGCATTTCATCCGcaagataataatattattgCTATTGGCATGGATGATTCCACAATTCAGATCTATAATGTCCGTGTAGATGAG GTCAAGAGCAAGCTCAAAGGCCACTCTAAAAGAATAACTGGCCTTGCCTTCTCTCATGTGCTGAATGTGCTAGTGTCATCAGGAGCAGATGCTCAA CTTTGTGTATGGAACTCTGATGGATGGGAAAAGCAGAAGACAAGATTCTTGCAAGTTCCTCCTGGGAGGACAACGACAGGACAATCAGATACACGTGTACAATTTCATCAGGACCAGATACAATTCCTGGTTGTGCATGATACTCAGCTTGCAATGTATGAAGCAACTAAACTAGAGTGTACAAAGCAG TGGGTCACACGTGAATCGTCTGCTCCAATCTCTCATGCAACTTTCTCATGTGATAGTCAGCTGGTATATGCCAGCTTCTTAGATGCAACAGTGTGTGTGTTTAGTGCTCAAAATCTAAGACTACGTTGTCGTATCAATCCTTCGTCTTATCTTCCTGCTAATGTCAG CATTTCTAATGTCCACCCACTTGTGATTGCTGCACATCCACAAGAATCAAATCAGTTTGCATTGGGACTATCTGATGGTGGGGTTCATGTCTTTGAACCCCTTGAATCTGAAGGCAAATGGGGTGTGCCGCCTCCTGCTGAGAATGGGTCAGCGAGCAGTGTGCCAGCTGCTCCTTCTGTTGGACCTTCAGGTTCAGAACAAGCACAGAGATGA